CCAGTTCTTATGTAATCTTCTATTGACTCAGGATCTACTAGACCACAATTCCTGGAAACGAACCTGACCTGAAGTTTCCACTCAGGGAGAGAATCAAGCGTCGGTACATTCTTGAAGTCGTGAGTTCCTCCTCTGATTACCAAAGCACTACTCAAATTCCCCTTGACATATTCTCTCACTATCTTCTCAACTTCTTCTGGCTTAACGTTAGCATATATAGCTGGCGGAGCCCCCCTCATTTCTAGTTCTATCCATGGATCCAAGTAACAGAGACCCATGCACCCAACTTTCTTAATTGTAGCTTCAAGACCTAACTTCTCTAAAGTTTTCTTAACAGACTCAAGCACTCTGCTAGCGCCGGCTGCTAGAGTGCAACTAGCTAGAGGTACCTTAACAGTAAGCACATCAGCTCTTTGAAGACCTGCGTCAACCGTCAAGACCTTCATCACTTCTAAGCCTTGTCTATATTTGACAGCGCTCTCGTCCTATAACCTAGAGCTACTTTCTTGCTCTCAGCTATGTTTAGCCTGCCGTGCACGTACCTCTCACTCTCGTCTGACGAGGTGACCATTATTACCGGAGCCAGACTACAACAACCGAAACACCTAGCTTTCTCTACGGTTATCGCGCCGTCTCTTGTAGTGTTTTCTCTCTCTTTCAAGTTGAGTGCTTTCTTTATAGATTCGTAGATCTCCGGAGACCCCTTAAGATAGCATGCTGTGCCAAAACACACGTGAATTACGTATGTTCCGAGGGGTTCTAGCCTAAACTGATGATAGAAAGTAGCTACGTTAAGAATTTCAGACAGTGGTATACCTAGCTTGTTAGATAGTGCTTCAAGAGACTGTCTAGGCAA
The window above is part of the Zestosphaera sp. genome. Proteins encoded here:
- a CDS encoding NAD(P)H-dependent oxidoreductase subunit E, which codes for MRAVSEQKTRLLSRADITLDSERYLSTVDRVIHKYGVDRSKLINMLQEIQREFHYLPRQSLEALSNKLGIPLSEILNVATFYHQFRLEPLGTYVIHVCFGTACYLKGSPEIYESIKKALNLKERENTTRDGAITVEKARCFGCCSLAPVIMVTSSDESERYVHGRLNIAESKKVALGYRTRALSNIDKA